The stretch of DNA TAGACTCTGGTGGCAAAAGCCCCAACTGCATGACCCCAGCAGCGACGCCAAGCGGGTCACCTGGCTCGAACTGTTTTACGATCTGATTTTTGTGGTAGTTATTGCGCGGCTGGCACACCATCTGGCCGAGCATCCCGACCTGAAAACATTTACCGAATTTGTATTGCTGTTCATTCCGGTGTGGTGGGTGTGGCTGTCTATCGCTTATTACAATGAACGCTTTGAAACCTTCGACCTCAGTTTCCGGGCCTTTACCTTTCTGCAAATGCTGTCGGTGGCAGCGATTGCAGCTACGGCAGAATACGGCTTCAGCAAAACGGCCACCGGTTTCGCCCTGTCTTACGCTTTTGCACGGGCCATCATTACCTTCATGTGGTGGCGGGCGGGGCGGCACAATCCGCAAACCCGCGTCATCACAGACGTATATGTCAGAAATTTCAGCATCAGCATCGTGCTATGGGTCGTCGCCGCCTTTGTGGGTGGGCCGCTGGCGCTGGCGCTCAAGGGTGCCGGATTGTTCATCGACTTGGTGACGCCCATGCTGACCCTCAAGGATCAGCACAAGGCTTTTCCTGCGGCGGCCCGCAAGTTGCCGGAACGTTTTGGTCTGTTCGTCATTATCGTCCTGGGTGAAAATCTGGTGGGAATCGTCAACGGTCTGGCTGATGCCGAGCAGCTCAATGCCGTCATTTTGCTGCGGTTCGTCCTCGGGTTCATTCTGGGGTTTGGGCTGTGGTGGGTCTATTTCGACTATATCGGGCGGCTGGAACCCGATTCGCACAACCGCCGGAAGTTCATCACTTGGTCTTATCTGCATCTTCCCCTGGTGATCGGCATCACCATGATGGGCGCAATGATTCAGCACGCCATTGCCCCGCATGGAGAAGGGCCGGATGCCCAGAGCGTCGACATCGGCGTGCGCTGGTTGCTGGCGGGCGGCTTTGCCCTGTTTTATCTGGCCTGCGCGGGCCTGGAACACACGCTGGAAGGCGGAACTTTAATCCCGGCGCGAACCATTGTGCCCCTGAGAATTGTCACGGCGGGCGCGGCGTTGTTGCTGCCCCTCTTGCCTGTCAGCCTGTCTTGGATGGTTCTGGGATTGATATTTCTGCACGTGTTTCACGTCGTCCTGGGTGTGCGGGCGTGGTTCAGCAGTTCTAATGCTGGCCGCACAGACTCCCACTGATGGAACGTGAACCCAGCCAAGAATCCCTGGAACGCTGAACTCAGGTGACCCCAAATAGCTCACTCAGAAACGCGCCGTTTTGCGCCTGTGGGTGAGGTATTTGTTGATCCCACTGCGCTACCCTGAGCATATGAACCTTTCCTCGCCTATGGTCACGGCCTGATGCCCGGCTCTGGCGGCGGGCCGGGGGCCATGCTGGGCAGCGCCCTGACCGAAGCGAGTTACAGCACCAACACCGCCAACGCCCTGATTCACCTGTACCGCGCCGAAGTGGGCAAAATGACGGCCTACCGCCAGCGCCTCGATATGACCACCAATTGGTCAGTCGTCACTACGGCGGGCCTCGCCTCGTTTGCCCTGGGTGATCCCAACAACAGCCACGCTACCTTCCTGTTTGCCATGTTTATGAACTATTTCTTCCTGCGCTTGGAGGCGAGGCGCTTTCGCAGTTTCGAGATTGCCCACCACCGGGTGCGGATTATGGAACGGTTTTTTTATCCGGCCATGTTGGGCGACAAAGTGGATACGGGCTGGCATCAGTTGCTTCTGGCCGAACTGAGCAAACCCCGCAGTCCCATGACCCGTGCCGACGCGCTGGGCTGGCGGCTGAACCGCAATTACCTGTGGATTTACACGGCGGTGCTGTTCGCGTGGTTTGCCAAATTAGACCTCAGTCAACCCAAAGGCTGGACGCTGGAATTTCCCGACGCCTTGTCTCTGGCCGACATCGGCAACTTTCCTGGCTGGCTGGTCTTTGCCGGAGTCACGGCCTTCTATACCCACCTGATCGTGCTGGCGGTGCGGGCGGCGCAAACGTATCCGTTGGAAGAGGGGTAAGGATTAGAGCTCGTGGTTTGGCGTGTTCCACGTTCTACGATCTAGGTTTTGCCGATCTTTCTACCTGCCCTTCCCGCCACAGTTGCGCCCCCAACAACACCGCCGCTTGAACAGGTAAACTGGCGGCATACAGTCGTGGTTTGCCCAACAACAGGCACGCTCCCAGCGCCAGCAATTGCGTACTCAGGCCCAAATTGGCGGCAACTCCAGTGATCAGTTGTGGCGTGTAGGCGACCCGCTGGGTTTGGGTTGGAGCGGGGCCAGTGACGGAGGTCAGGCGGCGCTCAAATACCGTTCCCAACAGCTTCTCCTGCGGCACGAAATAGGCGGCGTACACGGCCTTCAGGGCGGCCAATACCTGCGGGTTGTCTGTACTCTGGGCAGGAGAAGCCCGGAATTCTTCGCCCCGTGCGGCGCGGTAATCGCGTTCCCACAGGTAATCCACGGTCAGAATCAGGCTTTGCAGCAGCGTCAGCGGGATTCCCCAGCGGCCCACCAGCGCCACATTCAGCGCCACGTTCACCACCAGATCCATTTCGGTGTCCAGATAACGCCCCGTTTCGGTGGTCTGTCCGGTGGCGCGGGCCAGTTGGCCGTCCAAGTTGTCCAGCACAGTCTTGACCTGAAGCAGGAGCGCAGGGGTCAGCCGTCCTCCACGCCGAATGGAATGGGCCACATACAATCCCAACGCCGTATGAAACAGCACCAGATGGGCCGGATTCACACCCCGGCGGGCAAACGGGCCGATTAAACGCTGTGCCACAGGCCGGAATATCCGCTCGGACGCCCACTCGATACCGGGGCGGGCCTTGCGCGTCTGCTCTAGCGTGGGGGCCGCTAAGTCAGAGTCAGCCAACTGGGGGCCGGATGGGGGAGAGGAGGCAGCGGGCATGGTGTCCAATAGTTTGCACCAACCCGGCCCGCCCGCATCAAAACCTCACCAAAACGACAACCCTGCCGCATGATTGCTCATGCTCGGCGGGGCTGAAACTGTCAGTGTAAATAAGGACTGTCAGACTTTAGCGGCGGCCACCCTTTGGCGCACTCTTGCGTACTCCGGCATAGCGGTTGCGTTCCTTGCGGCGTTCGGCGCTGGTTTGGCCTGCCTTGTTTACAGGCGCTTTGCTGCCCGCGCCCAATCGGCCCCCGCCAACCCGGCTGGGTGCAAAAGTATCTACCATCAGATAACGGGCCAGCGGGACATACAGCAGCAGCACGAAAATCAGCGTTCCCCACCACGTATCCAGATACGGCCCCAGCCCCACGGCCCGCAGCAGTCCGCCTACTAGCGTGGCGAAGATGGCAAACAGAAACACACGCACCGTCAGTTTAACGATTTTGCCGCGAGTAAAACCGGGTTCGGGGTCAGGGGTGGTCAGCCAGCGCCAGATGTTCATGCGGATTCGTCTCCCGTGTTGATTTCTGAGATGCCATTCGCGGGCCGTGCCGCCGCGCCCAGCGTAATCCTGTCCCTGAAGGCTTCCAGTTCGGGCCACTCGGTTTGCCCGGCGTCCAGATCGATCAGCAGCGTGGGCGCGTGCATCCGGGCGGCGGCGCGGGTCAGGGCGGCGCGGTGGGCAGCGTCACGTGCCGGGGCCACAAAAATCACGCCCCGCACGGCACTTTTGCCCGACAACAGCGACGCCGCGCCAAACAGTTCCCGCTCGCCCGCCGGAATCTGCCCGGTGTCTTCCATCCGCACGGCCCGCGCCAGCACCTGCGCCACAGGCAACTCGGAAGAAAAGACGGCGTGCAGGCCAAGGTCATCCAGCGCCGGAGCCAAGCCGCCCGCCAGAATGTCTTCGGCCAGCAGCGAGCGCGGCCCGATCACGGCCACTGTGACCCGTGACGCCATCGCCAGCGGCGGCATATCCTCGCGTGCGCCGCGCGATTTGGGCTTGACCCGCTCCAGGGCCAGCCGCATTCCGCCCGGATTCTGGGCCAGTTTCAGGCCAATCTCAGTGGCAACGGTTTCCAGCGTGGGGCCGCCGTCGGGAATGGGCATCAGTGGAGGCAAACTGCTGATGCGCCGCGAGAGCAGTTCGGTCAGTGCCTCGCCCCAGGCGTCGTTGGCGACGGGCGCACTCTGCGGCACCAGCACCGCGTCTACCCGTCCCAGCGCCAGAATGCGCCCCAATGCCAGTTGCACCTGCACGGGTTCTCCCGGCAAGCTTTCTTGCCCCAATGCCAAAGCTTCGGCGTCGGTCAGGTCAGAGACGGCTCTCTCGACCCCGAGTTCCTTAAGGTACGCCGCCCAGTACCCCGACAGACGCGCCGCACGCGATTCCAATAAGCCAACCTTCACGCCCGCAGTGTACAGGGCCGGAGTGTTCACAACCGCGAGCTTGATTCCCTCTCCCGCCCTCACCCTCTATCCTTTCCCCATGTCCGACCCGTTCCCCACTCTGCCCGACGCCCTGCGCCGTGTCCTGCCCGCTGGCCGCTGGGAAGCCGTGACCGAGGGCCAAAGTGGCGCGGGCGTGTGGAAGTCCCAAAAATATGTGCTGAAGGTACAGGAGCGCGGCGGCCACCCGGCCAGTACCTTGCAGCAGGAGCGCGAGCGGCTGCGCTGGCTGACGGGGCGTGTGCCCGTGCCTGCGCTGATCGGCTTTGAAGTGAGTGCCACACACGAATTCCTGGCCACGTCGCGCCTGCCCGGAATCCCCATGAGCCACCCCGACGCCCTGCTGCACCCCGAGCGCGTGGTGAATCTGCTGGCCCGTGCCCTGCGCGAACTTCACGCCCTGCCCGTCAGGGATTGCCCCTTTTCCATGACTCTGCCAGTCACGTTACGGCTGGCCCGCGAACAGGTAGAAGCGGGCGCGGTAGATGAAACCGACTTCGACGAGGAACGCCTAGGCCGCAGCGCCATCAGCATTTTCAACGAGTTAGCCCGCACCCGCCCCGCCGCCGAAGACATCGTGGTGACGCACGGCGACCCGTGTTTGCCCAACCTGATCCTGAACGGCGAATGGGTAGAAGGTTTTGTGGACGTGGGCCGCGCCGGGCTGGCCGACCGACACGCTGACTTGGCGTTGGCCCACCGCAGCCTCAAATACAATCTGAACGCCGCCCACGCCGAAGCCTTTCTGGAGGCTTACGGGCGCGAGTGGGTAGACCCGGAGAAGCTGGCTTATTACCGCCTGCTAGACGAATTGTTCTAGAGAGGAGTCGAACGGAGCTGAGCAATTGCCCTTTCTCAGACCCTTCGACCCTAGACCCTTGGACTGCCCTACCTGTAGCCCTTCCGTCACGTCCAAACTCGCCCCCCATGCTCTACTCGGGTTTCATGCGTTCCTTCTCCCTGTTTGTCACCCGGCGGCCCTGGCTGGTGCTGGCCCTCTGGGGTTTGGCGGCGCTGCTGTCGGTGCCCTTCGCGGCCCGCGCTCCCGGCGCACTTTCGGCCAATCCCGGCAGCCTGCAAGACTCCGATGGCCGCCGCGTCATCAACATTCTGCGCGAACGGTTTGGAGAGCTGGACACCAATACGGTGTTGCTGGTCACGCGCAGCACGCCGCCACTGGATACGCCGCAGGGCAAGGCCGCCTACGACCAATTCGTGCGGGGGCTAGAGGGCGTGCAGGGCGTGACGCGGGTGCTGCGCCAGGATGCTCAGACCACGCTGCCCACGCGGGCCGAAGACGGCGTATTGGCCCTCACGGTGGCGCAGATTCCGCTCGAAGAAGGAGCCACCGAAACGCTGGGGCGGGTGCGCGAGTACGCGGCCAAGGTGGAAGCATCTCAGGTGGGAGCGTCCGGCCCTGGCCTCAGCATCCGCATTACGGGTGGGCAAGCCATTGCCGACGATTTCACCGCCTTTGCCGAAAGCGATACCAAACGCAGCGAGTTCGCCGCCCTGCCCCTGACCGCTCTAGTGCTGCTGCTGGTGTTCGGGGCGCTGGTGGCGACGGGGCTGCCGTTGGTGGTGGGCGTGCTGAGTATCACGGTGGCTATGGCCTGTCTGTTCGGCCTCACGCGGGTCATGGAAGTCAGCACGTTTGCCCAGAGCATCATCACGCTGATCGGCCTGGGCGCGGGCATCGATTACGCCCTGCTGATGGTCAACCGCTTCCGCGAAGAATTGGCCCTAGACGGCGATTCGCGGGCGGCGGCGGCCCGCACCGTGCTGACAGCGGGGCGCAGTGTGGCCTTCAGCGGCGTCACGGTCGCAATTGCGATGGCGGGCCTGATCTTGCCGCCGCTGGCCTTCGTTCGCAGCATGGGCCTCGGCGGGGTGCTGGCCGTGCTGCTCACGGTTCTGGCGAGTCTCACCGCCCTCCCCGCTATGCTGGCCTTACTGGGCGAGCGGGTGAATAGCCCCCGCATCCTCAAATTTCCGTGGGCACAGAGCAGCGCGGCCTCCGAAGCCTGGACGGCCTTTGCCCGCCGCGTCACCGCCCGCCCCTTCCTCGGCGTCATCCTCAGCACCGCATTCCTGCTCCTGCTGGCGCTGCCTGCCCTGAACATGAAAACAGGCTACGCGGGCGCATGGGGCCTGACGCCGGGAGTCGAAAGCCGCGACGCGCTCTCGGATGTTCGGACGCTGGGTGCGGGTGGGCTGCTCAGCCAGTTTGAGGTCATTCTTGAAAATGGCGGGCGCTACGACTCCGAAGACCGGGGCAAGTTCCGGGCAGTGGTGGCCGACTTGCGGGGCTTGCCGGGGGTGGCAACTGTCCTGAGTCCCTTCCTGACCGCTGCTGACCTGACCAATAGCGCGTCGGGTGGTACAGACGCTATCGCTGCCGTGACCGCGCTCACCCGGCGTTCGTTCAGCACTGACCGCCAACTGTTGCGCGTCACGGTCATTCCCGATACGGCGCTGCGGGCAGACCGCATAGACGCCTTTGAAACCCAGATTCGCCGCACGCTGGACGCCAGCGGTTACCGCTACACACTGGGCGGCGCTCCTGTGGGCGAGCGGGAATTCAGTCAGGCCATCACCGGGGCGCTGCCCACCGTCATCGCGGGGGTATTTATCGCCACCTTTTTGCTGCTGATGGTAGCCTTCCGCAGCCTGCTCATTCCCCTCAAAAGCATCCTGATGAACGCCCTCACGGTGGCCGCCGCCTATGGAGTGGTCACGCTGATCGTGCAGGACGGCTTCCTGGCCTCTTATCTGGGCATTCCGCAGGATGTGGGCGTGCTGGATTCCAGCCTACCGCTGCTGCTGTTTGCCGTGCTGTTCGGCCTCAGCATGGATTACGAAATCTTTTTGCTCTCACGGGTGCAGGAAGAAGTGCTACGCGGCCATTCCAACGACGAGGCGGTGGTGCTGGCGGTGGGGCGCACGGCCCGGATCATCACCAGTGCGGCCATCATCATGTTTATCGTGTTCTGCGCTTTCATCGTGGGGCGCGTGGTCGCCAATAAAAGTATCGGCCTGGGGCTGGCGGTGGCCGTGCTGCTGGACGCCACGTTGGTCAGACTGGTGTTGGTTCCTGCCTTCCTCAAAATTGCCGGAAAGTGGAACTGGTGGCTTCCCGCGTGGTTAGACCGGTTGTTGCCGCAGGTACGGATAGAGCATTAAACAATGGGTAAATCGTAGAACGTGGATCGTGGTTTGGCGTTTGCCCCACGATCCACGTCCCACACTCCACGCTCCTAATGCCGTTCGATCACCGTGCCCACCGCGTCAATCGGCAAATCAAGCACCGTTCCAGTCAGGCCGTTTTTAGCCATCACCGTATGCAGGTAAGTGTGCAGCCGCGCCGTGTCCTCGCGGGTGTCGTGGAAGCACAGCACGGTTGGCCCCGCACCACTCAAGGCGGCTCCCAGTGCGCCGTGCTTGTGCGCTTCTTCCAAAATATCGCTGAGGCCGGGCACGAGGGGCGCTCGCCAGATCTGGTGAATGTAGTCCTGCATGGCGTGGCGCAGCAGATCCAGTCGGCCCACGCTCAGGGCCGCCGCCAGCAACGCCGCATGAGACAGCGCGTGAACAGCGTCGGCGCGGCTGTATTCCTTGGGCAACACGGCGCGGGCCTTGCTCGTCGACAGCTCAAAGTCAGGAATTAAGACCGTAACGGCCAAGTGTGCGGGCGGATCCAGGCGCACATAATGCGTGCCCAACTTGTCCAGTGTCGCCACCACGATGCCGCCAAACAGCGCCGGAGCCACGTTGTCGGGGTGGCCTTCTTCCCGCGCGGCCACATCCAGCACAACTTCTGGGGTCAGAGGAGTGCCCAGCAGTTCGTTGCCCGCCACGATTCCGGCCACCAAGGCGGCGGCGCTGCTGCCCAAGCCCCGTGCCAGCGGCACATCGGACTCGATTTCTATGCGGGCGTGTGGCAAGGGCTGGCCCGCACGTTTGGCGGCCAGGAGCATGGCCTTGTACACGTAGTTGCTCTCGTCGTGCGGCGTGCCGTCCAGTCCCGCGCCCATCGGCACCACTTTGGTCACGCTCTGCGGCGTCACGCGCAACGTGGTGTACAGCGGCACGCTCAGGCCGAGGCTATCGAAGCCCGGCCCCAGATTGGCGCTGCTGGCCGGCGCACGAACGGTAAACGCCGTCATCCAGCTCTCAACAAGAGCACTACCAGATATTCAGCATTCCAGCCCATGAGCCACGATCCACGATCCAGCTTTCTGCTTTCCCACATCCCACACTCCACGTCCCACATCCCTAAAGAATAGTCGCCAGCACGCTCTGCATGTCGGCTCCCACCGCCACAGGCGCGGCCATGTTCCGCATCGCGTTGTTGGGGTCTTTCAGTCCGTTGCCTGTCAGCACCGCTACCACACGCGATCCCGGCTTCAGTTTTCCGGCAGTGTGCAGCTTCAACAGGCCTGCAACGGGGGTAGCGCTGGCAGGCTCGCAGAACACGCCTTCGCGGGCAATCTGAAAGTAGGCGTCCATGATTTCGTCGTCGGTGGCCATGTCGAACAGGCCGCCGCTTTCGCTGACTGCTGCTTTGGCAAGGTGGGCGCTGGCAGGCGCACCAATTCGGATGGCCGTTGCCAGCGTTTCGGGGTTGTCCACCCGTTCCAGCCCACGCGCCAGAGGAGCCGCCCCCGCCGCCTGAAAGCCCCACATTCTGGGCAAGGTGTCGGTGATGCCCCGTGTGCGGTACTCGCGGAAGCCCATCCAGTACGCGCTGATGTTTCCGGCGTTGCCCACAGGCAGGGCCAGAATATCGGGAGCCGCGCCCAGCTCGTCCACGATTTCAAAGGCAGCCGTTTTCTGGCCCTGAAGGCGGTAGGGGTTCACGCTGTTCACGAGGGCAATCGGGTGTTCCCGGCTGATCTGCTGCACCAAACTCAGGGCGGCGTCGAAGTTGCCGTTGATCGCTACGATCTGCGCCCCATAAGCTACCGCCTGCGCCAGTTTGCCCAGTGCAATGTTGCCGTCGGGAATCAGCACGATGCAGCGCAGGCCACTGCGGGCGGCGTAGGCGGCGGCGGCGGCGCTGGTATTGCCCGTGCTGGCGCAAATCACAGTGTCCGCGCCGTCCTCTACCGCCTTGGCAACCGCCATCACCATGCCCCGGTCTTTAAAGCTGCCGGTGGGATTCAGTCCCTCGTATTTCAGGAACAGCTCTATATCCAGCAGTTTGCTCAGGGCGGGCGCGTGAATCAGGGGCGTGCTGCCCTCGTGCAGGCTCAGGGCAGGCGTCTTGTCGGTGATGGGCAAAAAGTCTCGGTAGCGTTCTAGTAGTCCGGGCATAGGGATCGTGTCCTCCGCGCCGCCGCACCCCTGGTAGCAACCCTGTTGGGCAACACAGTAGGCGGGCGAATCAAGTCTGCCTATGCTAGCGGTGCAGTTGCCCCGGCGTGGTCGGGGGGGCAAGACAAGACGGGCCTTGCCCCTGATTGGCGGCCTTCTATCCCGCCGGAACATCAGCTTGAAGTCAGAGATGAGCTTGCTGGTCGCCCTTTGCATAGCCCAGCTTGATCAGCGGTTTCGCTGGTGCTTACCCCATGTTGGGCCAGTCTTGAGAAGGTGTGCTTCACTACACTGATGGGGGGGCGTGCGTCTCATGCTCATCCCACAACGCGCTTCACCTCAGAAGCAAGCATCGTTGAAACTCAACGTCCAGGAGGTAAGAATCATGGGTTGGATCATCACTATTCTGGTAGGTGCCCTCTGCGGTTGGCTCGCAAGTCTCATCATGAAGACCAATGCCCAGCAGGGCGCAGTGGCAAACATCTTGATCGGTATCGTGGGCAGCATCATCGCTCAGTTCGTCTTCGGTAACATGCTGAACATTGGCGGAGCCGGGGTTGCAGGCAGTGGCTTTACCATCTGGAGCATCATCTGGGGCGTGGTCGGTAGCGTCGTGCTGATCGCCATTCTCAAGGCTCTCAAGGTTCTGCGCTAACACCTTTCTTCTCTACTAACCGGGCATCCCAGTGGTGTCCGGTTTTTTCATGCCTGCGTCTCAATGCCTCACCTTTAAGATTCGTCACTGGGTCTGTGCGGGACTTATCTTGCCCATTTTGAATGTGCTACATTCGTAAGGCTTGTCTGTTCCCGCCCGGCGTGGCAGACGCTCCAAAATGGGGCGCGGCCTGCGGGCAGTGCAGCGGAATCAGACTCAAGAAGGGAGAGACCAACATGTCAAAAGTATGCGAAATGTGCGGCAAAGGGCCGATTGTCGTCAACTCTGTGGTGCGCCGTGGTAAGGCCCGTGCGGCAGGCGGCGTAGGCCGTAAAGTCACCGGTGTTTCCAAAACCCGTCAGGTGCCTAACCTGCAACCCCTCACCGTCACCCGTGCGGGTATCAGCCTGCGCGTGCGCGTTTGCACCAAGTGCCGCCGCAGCCTGATCTAAGCTAAGCAAGACCAACCGCTGCCTCTGTCCGTTCTGGATGGGGGCAGCGGCCTTTTGTTGGTCTGTTTCTATCCCCTATCTGCCACAGCCTATTTACTACAACTTCGGTTTGCGGTCATTCACAAAGCTGGCGATCAGCAGCAGCAGAGTACCGCCGACCACGCAGCTATCGGCAATATTAAAAATAGGAAAATCGCCTGCATTCACGGCGCGGGTCACGGCACTCAGGGCAGGCGAGTGAATCATATCCGTCACTTTGCCCTGACGAATGCCGTCTATGGCGTTGCCAATAGCTCCGGCAGAAATCAGGCTCAGTACCACAGTCACGAAGCGGGTTTGGGGCCGGAAAGTCAGGTAGCCCAGAATGCCCAGGCCGATCAGCAAGCGCCCAATCGCCAGCGGAAGCGCCGAGCCGCTGAACAGGCTCCACGCCGCGCCGGTATTAAAGGTCAACACCCAATCGATCAGGCCGGGAATAAAAGGGATGGCAGGCTGGCCCTGAGTTAGGTTGGCCAAGGCCCAAGCCTTGAGGGCTTGGTCGGCCACGATCAGCAGCCCAGCTATCAGGAACGGCATCCACACAGGCAGGCGGGGCGCACGGTTAGTCAGGGTCGGCACGCCGAGCAGTATACGGAGCATAGGGAAGAGGCATGCCCTGCCTTGTGAAGCCTAGCTGCCACGTCACCATGCCCGTCCGCCCCCTGCGCCACAATAAACGGCATGGCAAATGTCGAATCCTTCGATCTGGATCACACCAAAGTCAAGGCTCCCTATGTGCGGTTGGCAGGGGTTAAAACCACGCCGCGTGGCGACTCCATCAGCAAATACGATCTCCGGCTGCTCCAGCCCAATCAGGCGGCCATCGACCCGGCAGCGATCCACACTCTGGAACACTTGCTGGCGGGATACCTGCGCGATCACCTTGACCACGTTGTGGACGTATCTCCAATGGGATGCCGCACCGGAATGTATATGGCGGTTATTGGCGAACCCAATGAGCAGGGCGTCTTGCAGGCCTTCGAGGCGGCGCTGCGAGATACCGCCGCCCATGACCGTCCTATTCCCGGCGTCAGCGAACTGGAGTGTGGCAACTACCGCGACCACGATCTGGAAGCCGCTCGCCAACATGCCCGCAATGCTCTGGCAGGCGGCCTGAAGGTACAGGAGACCATCCTGCTCCAACGCTGAGTACCCGCTTCTACTGTGATACCCGGTCTAGGTTGGCCGGGTTTTTGCGTGCCAGGCGCGATTCGCCTAGAAATCTGGGTTCATCAACAAACGACTTTGGATCAGGGGGTTGACAGTTTTACGTTTCCCCTGTAATCTCTCTGAGCCTCACGAGAGGCGCGGTGCATGACAAGCGAGTGAGAAGAGCGAGAGCAAGCAGAATTTATCGTCTGCGCGCTGAGCGCAGACGTAGCAAGCTGAGGGCGGAGACGCCTTCAGTGGAGCGGTCAAGATATGAAGGGTCCACGGTGGATGCCCTGGCACTGGAGCCGATGAAGGACGCGATTACCTGCGAAAAGCCCTGACGAGCCGGAGATACGCATTGACTCAGGGATGTCCGAATGGGGAAACCCACGCCAATTGGCGTACGCCGCAAGGCGAGGGAACTCAGGGAACTGAAACATCTCAGTACCTGAAGGAAGAGAAAGAGACATCGATTCCGTTAGTAGCGGCGAGCGAACCCGGATGAGCCCAAACCCAAGCGCATGCGCTTGGGGGTTGTAGGATCACTGTTTAAGATTCCAAATGCACACCCGAAATCGCTGGAAGGCGATCCCGAAGAAGGTGATAGGCCTGTAGGGGAAGTGCGTGCGGACTGATGTGACTCCTGAGTAGGTCGTTGTTCGTGAAACGATGACTGAATCCGCGCGGACCACCGCGCAAGGCTAAATACTCCCAGTGACCGATAGCGAACAGTACCGTGAGGGAACGGTGAAAAGAACCCCGGAAGGGGAGTGAAAGAGAACCTGAAACCGTGGACTTACAAGCAGTCACAGCCCCTTATGTGGGTGGTGGCGTGCCTATTGAAGCATGAGCCGGCGACTTAGACCTATCTGGCAAGCTTAAGTCATGAGACGGAGGCGGAGCGAAAGCGAGTCCGAATAGGGCGATATCA from Deinococcus sp. QL22 encodes:
- a CDS encoding L28 family ribosomal protein, which translates into the protein MSKVCEMCGKGPIVVNSVVRRGKARAAGGVGRKVTGVSKTRQVPNLQPLTVTRAGISLRVRVCTKCRRSLI
- the lspA gene encoding signal peptidase II, whose protein sequence is MLRILLGVPTLTNRAPRLPVWMPFLIAGLLIVADQALKAWALANLTQGQPAIPFIPGLIDWVLTFNTGAAWSLFSGSALPLAIGRLLIGLGILGYLTFRPQTRFVTVVLSLISAGAIGNAIDGIRQGKVTDMIHSPALSAVTRAVNAGDFPIFNIADSCVVGGTLLLLIASFVNDRKPKL
- a CDS encoding S-ribosylhomocysteine lyase: MANVESFDLDHTKVKAPYVRLAGVKTTPRGDSISKYDLRLLQPNQAAIDPAAIHTLEHLLAGYLRDHLDHVVDVSPMGCRTGMYMAVIGEPNEQGVLQAFEAALRDTAAHDRPIPGVSELECGNYRDHDLEAARQHARNALAGGLKVQETILLQR